Sequence from the Erythrobacter insulae genome:
CTTTTGGGAGAATACACATGATCAAATTGGGCGCGATGCAGGAATTCACCATGCGCATCACCAGCGTTATCGACCATGCGGCGCGGGAATCCGGCCCGCGGGAAATCGTGACACGCTGGGCCGATGGTTCGGAAACACGCACCGATTGGTCCGGTATTCGCCGCGATGCCTTGAAAATGGCGCAAGCTCTTGAGGCACTTGGCCTGAAAAAAGGTGACCGCGTGGCCAGCCTTGCGATGAATCATTCGCGCCATCTGGTTAGCTGGTATGGCGTTGCGGGGATGGGCGGCGTGCTCCACACGGTAAACCCTCGCCTGTTCGATGATCAGCTCGAATATATCGTCAATCACGCCGAAGATAAGGTGCTGTGTTACGATGCGATGTTCCAACCGATCGTGGACCGCATGAAAGAGCGCTGGACCACGGTAGAGCATTACATTTGCTATGACAGCGGCGAACATTCGCCCGCTTTTGAAGACTGGATCGGCACCCAAAACGGCGATTACGAGTGGGTCGCGGGCGAAGAAACCGATCCGTGCATGATCTGCTACACCTCTGGCACCACGGGTAATCCAAAGGGGGTTCAGTATGAGCACCGATCAACCCTGATGCACGCAATCGCCGGCCTTCAACCGGCGGCATTCAATTTCTCCAGCGCCTCTGTGATGCTGCCGGTCGTCCCGATGTTTCACGCGGCAAGCTGGGGGCTTCCCTATGCTGGCGCGATGGCTGGCATCAAATTCGTATTTTCCTGTGTTAATGATCCCGCGGTGCTGCACGAATTGATGCTGCGCGAGAAAGTGACAGACAGTGCAGGTGTGCCGACCGTCTGGCTCGCGCATTTCCAGTATTGCGACAAGGAAGGCATCGACCTTCCGCCGCTGAAGGCTGCGACGATTGGCGGGTCCGCTTGCCCGCGCTTTATGATCGAGCGTCTGATGAAGAACGGCACGCGCGTTCAACATGCGTGGGGCATGACCGAAACATCGCCGATCGGTACCGTGGGCGGGCCAACCTGGGATTGGGAAGAGCTTTCGTTCGAAGAGCGCGTAAACAAGACCGCGATGCAGGGCCGCCCGATTTTCGGCGTGGAACTGCGCACGGTCGATCTGGACGATATGGCAACCGAACTGCCGCGTGATGGGAAGACATCGGGCGCGCTGCAAATTCGCGGCCCATGGATCATCAAACGCTATTTCAAAGCCGAGGAAGACGCTGTGGACGCAGATGGCTGGTTCGACACCGGGGATGTCGGCATCATCCACCCTGACGGCACGCTGCAATTGACTGACCGGACAAAGGACGTGATCAAGTCAGGCGGTGAATGGATCAGCTCGGTAGAGCTTGAAAACGCAGCCGTTGGCCATGCAGGCGTTGCCGAGGCAGCGTGTGTCGGAATGCCCCACCCGAAATGGGACGAGCGGCCCGTGCTGTTCGTAGTTCGCGCCGAAGGATCAAACGTGACCGGCGATGAGATCGTGGAGCATCTCAAGCCGCTGATCGCGAAATGGTGGCTTCCCGATGCGGTCGAGTTTGTGGATGATATTCCGCATACAGCGACGGGCAAGATCAGCAAAAAAGACCTGCGTGACCGGTTCTCCGACTACAAACTCGAAGCGTAGACAGCTGGATTAAGGACAGTGACATGATCCGTACCCGTTTTGCCGCAATCGCCGCATCGCTGGCTCTGCTTGCTTGCACTCAATCCGTCGCAGCCAGCGTCATTGACGTTGCAAAGACCCCGTGGTGCGGGTGCTGCGCCGTGTGGGTAGAGCGGATGCGCGCCGCCGGTTTTGAGCTTGCCGTGCGCAATGTCGATGATCTCAATCCAGTCGCTGACAAAGCCGGCGTGCCGCGCAATCTGCGCGGGTGCCACACTGCCAAGGTCGATGGTTACGTGATCGAAGGGCATGTGCCCGCAGCCGATATCCGCCGTTTGCTGAAAGAGCGGCCCGATGCGGTGGGGCTTAGCGTGCCGGGAATGCCTATCGGATCGCCGGGTATGGAAAACGGCACCCGCGTTGACCGGTATCAGGTTGTGCTCATCATGCGAGACGGGCGCCACCGCGTCTGGTCAGTGCATGGGGGCACAAGCTGAGTGAGACCGCAAAGCGGAGAACAGGGAGAGCAAACCGTGGCCAAATACTACATTGATCCATCGGCAGAGAATTTTCAGGCGTTCAAGGATTTGCCGCGTAACGAGCCGATCCACATGCTCAACCTGCTGCGATTTCGGGAGCATGCCGAATATCCCGAAGGTCACGAGCATCATGGCAATGGCTGGTCGGGTCAGCGCGCCTATCGGGAATATGGCAAAACCAGCGGTCCAATTTTCGCAGGCGTCGGCGGCACAATCGTTTGGCGCGGCAGTTTTCAGACAATGGTGACCGGACCAGATGACAAGGATTGGCATGACGGCTTTGTCGCTCAATATCCGAATTCGGGCGCCTTTTTTGAAATGATCAAGAACCCCGATTATCAAAAAGCGGTGGTCAACCGGACTGCCGCTTTGATCGATAGCCGGCTTATGCGGTTTAAACCGGGGCAATCGGGCGGGGGCTTTGGCTAGGCATACGTATCCTCGTCGCAATGGGCTGACCTAATTCGGCTGCGTTAGGCAGGATGTTCGCATGGCACAAAAAACTGTAGCAATGCTCACAGCGGGCGGTCTTGCGCCGTGCCTTTCCTCTGCTGTTGGCGGATTAATCGAACGCTATACCGAAATCGCGCCCGATATGCGCATTATCGCGTATCGCGATGGATATGCCGGGTTGCTCAAAGGCGACTGGACCGAGGTGGATGACAGAATTCGCGCCGAGGCCGCCAAGCTTCATGCTTTTGGTGGCAGTCCGATTGGAAACAGCCGGGTCAAGCTGACCAATGTCGAGGATTGCGAGAAGCGCGGTCTGGTGAAACCGGGCGAAAATCCGCTGCATGTGGCCGCCGAGCAGTTGACCCGCGACGGGGTTGATATCCTGCACACAATCGGCGGCGATGATACCAACACTGCGGCCGCAGATCTCGCCAGATATCTGCACGACAATGACTATCCGCTCACCGTGGTCGGATTGCCGAAAACGATCGACAATGATGTGATCCCGATCCGGCAATCGCTTGGCGCGTGGACGGCGGCCGAGCAGGGGGCGATCTTTGCGCGCAATATGATTGCAGAGCACACCGCCAATCCGCGTATGCTGACCGTTCATGAAGTGATGGGGCGCAATTGCGGATGGTTAACGGCGGCGACGGCCCGCGCGCATCATGAATGGATCAAACACGCACATTTTGCTGAGTGGGAAGAAAATGCGGCCGCACGCTGGGATGTCCACGGCGTCTATGTGCCGGAGCGCCCTTTGGATATCACGCGCGAAGCCAAACGGCTGCGCGCCACGATGGACGCGCATGGCAGCGTAAATCTGTTCATTTCAGAAGGCGCAGGGCTAAGCGAGATTGTGGCCGCGATGGAGAGTGAAGGCGCCGAAGTTCCGCGCGACCCATTTGGTCATGTGCAGCTCGACAAAGTGAATCCGGGCAAATGGTTTGCCGAACAATTCGCTGCGCAGCTGGGCGCGGAAAAAGTGCTCGTGCAAAAGAGCGGGTATTTCGCCCGGTCTGCTCCGGCAAATGAAGCGGACCTTGCTTTAATCCGCCGTTGCACGGTGCATGCAGTTGACGCGGCGATGCGCGGCGAATCCGGCGTGGCCGGACAGGACGAAGAACGCGGCGATGTGCTTCGCACGATTGAATTTGATCGGATCAAGGGCGGCAAACGTTTTGATGCGTCGGCGGATTGGTTTGCTGATTTGCTTAGCGAGCTCGGGCAAGATTAACGCGTCTAGAGCAAACGCATCTGCCCGCCCTGTTCGGGGCGTCTGAATTGCGAACAATCGAGCTGGAATTTCGGTTTTGCAATCCCAGCGCGCTTGCACGCTACGCGGAAACGCGCGCGAAAAAGATCGGCCCACACACCGCTCGGCTTCATGCGCGTAAAGAAATCGGGATCATTGTCTTTTCCAGACCGGATGGAGCGCACGATGCTCATAACCTTGCCCGCACGTTCAGGATAATGAACATTCAGCCATTCACGAAACAACGGCGCAACTTCGTGCGGCAGGCGCAGTGGAATCCATCCAGCGCTCTGTACCCCGAATTCGCCTGCTCTTGCGATGATACCTTCCATAAATTCATCGGTGATCGCCGGGATAATCGGCGATACCGAACAGTGGGCCGGGATGCCCGCCTCGACCAGCTTGCCAAGCGCTGCGAGCCTCTTTGCAGGCGCGGCGCAGCGCGGCTCCAATTTTGATGACAGCGCGGCGTCCATGCTGGTGACGGAAATCGCGACTGCGACGAGGTTTTGGCTTGCCATGTCAGACAACAAATCGAGATCACGCAGCACGCGGTCCGATTTGGTGGTGATCGTGACAGGGTGGCGCGCATCAAGGCACACTTCGAGCAGCTGCCGCGTGATCCCGTAACCGCGCTCAATAGGTTGGTACGGATCGGTGTTGGTCCCCATGGCAATCGGGCGAGGGCGGTATTTGGGTTTCGCCAGCGTTTCGCGCAGCAATCGGGCTGCGTTGGGCTTGGCAAAAAGCTTTGTCTCGAAATCCAGACCCGGCGACAGGTCGTGATAGGCATGGGTAGGGCGCGCAAAGCAATAGACACAGCCATGCTCGCATCCGCGATAGGCGTTGATGCTGCGGTCGAACGGCACATCGGGTGAAGCATTAAAGCTGAGGATGGTTTTTGGCTGTTCGTTGGTGACGGTCGTACGCAGTTTGGCCGGCGGACCGTCCAGCAATTCGACATGATCGCGCCAATCTGCATCGGTCTCTCGCGTGGCAAGGCCGAAACGGGTTGGGACTGACGCAGATGCTGCGCCGCGTCCGCTTTCATAGTCGGGATGTTCTGGCGTTCTCACGAGTAAGAACATAAATAGAACAAAGCAGAATGTGAAGCTCTATTTCTCGCGCAGCCTCGGCATCAAACCGACGAAATTGCAGGGCCGGTTGCGGCTATCAAGCTGTTCGGCAAGGATGCCGTCCCAGCCATCTTTCACCGCGCCGTTCGATCCGGGAAGGGCAAATATGTAAGTTCCGCGCGCAACGACCGCACAGGCACGCGATTGGACTGTGCTGGTGCCGATCGTCTTGAAGCTGAGCCAGCGAAAGAGTTCGCCAAAGCCGGGGATATCACGAGCATCAGTGATTTTGGACAGGGCTTCGGGCGTGACATCGCGGCCTGTCAGCCCGGTCCCGCCTGTGCTGATAATCGCATCTATGCCCGGATCGTTGATCCACATGCCGAGCTGCTGTGCGAGCAAATCCGCATTGTCTTTCACGATGGTACGCGCGGCGATATTGTGTCCCGCATCGCTAATTCGCGCGGCAAGGATATCGCCCGAAGTGTCGGTATCGCGCGTTCGCGTGTCGGAAACAGTCAGGACTGCAATATTGATCGGCGTAAATGTTTTTGTCTCGTCGATCGCCACTGTCTGCTCCTGTCAGCGATTTAAATAGGCTGACCGCGTCCTAACCGGCTGAGGGAAGCTTGGCCACCGACCTTGCGCCAAAGCCCGGCGGCTCGGGCTGGGCACGCCTGCGGCGCGCTCATACATCCAGTAATTGCGCATGACGATCGCAACATAGCCGCGGGTTTCCCAATAGGGAATCGATTCCATCCAGAGCAACGGATCGTTCTGATCGTTAATTTCGGTGTTCCAGCGGGTTACGGGCGTAAGGCCGGCGTTGTAAGCCGCCATAATTTTGGGCAATTGACCGCCTGTCGATGGATGATCGCGCAGCATTTCGAGATGCTGCTGACCATAGGCGAGATTTACCTCTGGATCGTTGAGATCGGCATAGCTCGCGCCCAGGTTCAATCTGCGGTTATGGTCGCGTGCCGTGCCGGGCATGATCTGCATCAAACCGCGCGCATTGGCGGGGCTAACCGCTCCGGCGCGGAAATTGGACTCTTGCAGTGCGTGGGCAAAAGCCAGTGAAGGGTCAACGCGCCAGCCATTGCGCGGTTGCCAGCGCGCCACAGGGAAACGCAAGGTTCCATCGCTGCGCTGACCGCGCGGTGCATTGTGCGCCATAAACAGCTGCGTCGCAGGCATGCCAAGCTCGCGGGCAAATCGCGACAGAGCATTGAAATTACGCGGATCACCCACGCGGGCCTGATACCGCAAGACTTCATCGGCAAGGGCGGGGCGGCCAATCTCCACGAGCGCCGCGGCAACCTTTACATTGTAGGTGTTTTCCAGTTCGCGCCAATCGCTTTTGGTGAATGGCTGCGGTGTCGCTGATCGTTCGAATTCCAATCCCAACTGGTCAGAGGCGAGCATTCCATAAAGCGTCTCGTCATAGCGCGCCGCCGCTTCGAGATGGCCTTGAGCCTGGCCAGGTTCGCGGCACCGGACAAGCGAACGATGCGCCCAATAATGCGATGCTGATGTTAGTTCTGCATTGGTGGATTTTACGGCCGCACGGGCAAAAGCTTCCCCGGCAAGCGAGCAATAGCCCAGTCGCCATGCAGAAAGTCCGGCGACCCATTCGCCTTCTGCCACCCATGCGCCGCTGCCCTCGCCAACGGTTTCGGCCAGTTGCAGCGCGGCTGTGTCGTTGTTTTCAATGTAATAGCTCCAGGCGACTTTTTGCCGCCATTCCGCGCGCGATTCCGCGCTCAGCTGTTCATCGATTTCAATCAGCAGCGAATGCGCGCCTGCGGGATCATCATTCTTGATCGAATCGAGAATGGCCGAGCGCGCCGATTCCGGCATTGTACCGTCATTGATGGATCGCGGGCGGATGCGTTTTGGTGCATAGGGCTGACGGCTGAAATTCTGCGTCTCGGCAAATTGAGGCAAGGCCTCTAACCCGCGTTTCGCGCCCATACGGCCCAGTTGTTCGGATTGTGGCAGATACACGCCAAGTTCGAACCAGTCGGCGATCTGTTCGGCGCTTACCCGCGGGCTGTTGGCGTGAACGTAGAATTCGGCAAGCGCGGTTTGGTAAAGAACCGAGCTTTCGTGCTTGCTGAGCCGCTCGCGAACCTCATCCCAATTTTCGCGGTCGAGCGCGTTGAACAGCGCGGCGAAATGCTCGCGTTCTCGTTGCGACAAGACCTGCGGGATCGCATCACTTTGCGATACGCCCTGTCCGTAATGCGCCGCCATGCTCTGGCTTTGTGCCATTGCCGAACCACTTATCAGGCTGGCAGAGGCCAAACCCATCGCAACCATCCCGGATCGCAGCATTTTTATCGTCATTTCCCGGCCGACCATTCAATCCATCTCCGCCAAAATCTGGCTTTTAGGCGGGGCATAGACATCATCGCGTCCAAGCCTTCGCTACTCAGAAGCGGCGTGTTTACGGACCTATGGTTGATTTCACGTAAAGAAGTAAACTCTTGTGACCGGTCGTGCCCTAAAAACGGCAGAATGCTGGTTCCCAGAGCAATCAGCCGTTTTGGCGCGACAAGTCGGATATGCAGCGCGGTGACTTCATCCATCCCGCCGGTCGCAATCGCTGTGGTATCTGCCATCGGCGTGTGCCGGGGGAGCGCGGATGCGATGTAGGTATCGTCCTCGGCGTATCCCATCGCGGCGAGCATATTTGAAAGCAGTTTGCCTTGGTCGCCGGAAAGCAGGGTGTCGCGGTCGCTTTCTTCGGGATCGCAGACCAGCACCATCAGATCACACTGCGGTTTTCCGCGCGGTAAAATCCGGCCCTTTGTGCCAATGCCATCAAGACCGGGCGCCTCCATCCAGAACGTGTGGAATTGCTCAAGCGAGGCAGGCGGCGAATCGCCCAGCAGATCGACGCGCTGAACACTTGGCGCGGCAATCTGTTTGTTTTCCGGATTTTGCTCTGCGTTTGCAGGATTGTCTCCATCCTGCCTTTGATCGGGTTTGCGGGCGGGCTCTATAACCTCTTCGTCAGTCAACCAAGCCGTAGCGTCATCGGTGAAATCCATGTCCACACCCGCATTGCTCCACCATTCAATAGTGGCGGCCAGATCGCGGGCAGAAGGGGTGGTGTGGGCGTTCATCAGATTGAAGGCAGGTCTTGACTGCGCAAACCCCAGTTAGCAAGTGGAACATTGATAGAGAGCGGCGCGGCACTCGCGCCCAAGCCAAGGGTAGAAGAGCGCATGTCCGAACGTGAATCAATGCCTTGCGATGTCGTTATCGTCGGCGGCGGCCCAGCGGGCCTTTCCGCAGCGATCCGGCTGAAGCAAATCAACGAAGAACTCGAAGTCGTTGTCCTTGAAAAAGGCTCCGAAATCGGCGCGCACATTCTTTCTGGCGCGGTTGTAGACCCCAAAGCGCTCGATGAACTGTTCCCTGACTGGCGCGACATGGATTGCCCGATGGCAGAAACTCCGGTGACAGATAACTGGCACTGGAACATGTCGAAAACCGGCAAGAGCTCTATCCCACACATCATCATGCCGCCTCTCATGAGCAATAATGGCTGCTATACCGGCTCGCTGGGCAATATGACCCGCTGGTTGGGCGAACAGGCCGAGGGCATGGGCGTTATGGTATTCCCGGGCTTCCCGGCGAATGAAGTCATGTTCGACGATGATGGCAATGTTCGCGGAGTGATCACTCAGGACATGGGTATTGCGGCGGATGGTTCGAAAAAGCCGGATTTTCAGCCGGGCATGGAAATCGAAGCAAAATACACTGTATTTGCCGAAGGCGCGCGCGGTTCGCTGACCAAGGAAATGAAAGCGAAGTTCGACCTTGAGGCGAATTGCGAGCCGCAGGTTTATGGCCTCGGTATCAAGGAACTTTGGGATATTGACCCCAAGAAACATGTTCCCGGCCGCGTGATCCACACGCAAGGCTGGCCGCTTACGGAAAGTGACAGCTGGGGCGGGGGCTTTCTCTACCATCAGGCTGGCGGTCAGGTTGCGCTCGGTTTCGTGACTGCGCTTGATTACAAAAACCCATGGGTTTCGCCGTATCAGGAATTTCAGCGCTGGAAACAGCACCCGGCGATCCGTGAAATCATCGAAGGCGGTAAACGCGTCGCCTATGGCGCGCGCGCCATTAACGAGGGCGGCTGGCAGTCTGTGCCAAAGCTCGCATTTCCGGGCGGCGCTTTGATCGGATGTGCGGCCGGTTTCGTAAATGTGCCGCGCATCAAAGGCAGCCACACCGCCATGAAAAGCGGTATGCTGGCAGCAGAAAGCATCGCTGCGGCGGTGGCCGCCGGTCACGAGAAAACCGAACTTTCCGATTACGATAGCGCGGTTCGCTCAAGCTGGATCGCGGACGAGCTGAAACTGGTCCAGAATGCAGAGCCTGCGGTCGCGAAATATGGCGGCGATATCGGCACCATGCTGGCGGGCGTCGATATGTGGATGCGCACGCTTAAGATTGGCCTGCCAATTGCGATGAAGCACCACGCCGATTACACCATGACGGGCCGCGCGGACCTTTATCCGAAGATCGACTATCCGAAACCCGATGGCGAGATCAGCTTTGACCGCCTGACGAACGTCGCGTTCAGCTACACCAACCACGCAGAGGACCAGCCGGTCCATTTGCAGGTCCAGGACATCGGCCTTCAGAAGAACAGCGAGCTGGACGTATTCGGCGGACCATCAGCACGCTATTGCCCGGCGGGCGTTTACGAGTGGGTTCAGGAGGAGGGCGCAGAGCCCAAATTCGTGATCAACTCGCAAAACTGCGTCCACTGCAAAACCTGCGACATCAAAGACCCGAACCAGAACATCAACTGGGTCACGCCGGAAGGTGGCGGCGGGCCTAACTATCCGAATATGTGATCAGCGTGGGTGACGGGGCCTACAATAAACTTCAGCATGAATTGTGTGTTGGGATGGGTTTTTGCGGCGGTTTAGCTGACGGCAAACCATCCCACGTTGATGATTTCATTCCCGAAGGCGGCGTTGTCACCGTTGACCAATTTATTCAGTTACTTTTCCAAGCGGAAGGCGATGGATACCCAGCCAATTATGATGCGAAACAATCTCCGCAGTACGAGGAATTGAAACGCATTTTTGTTGAGCAAATGGGTGCCGTTTCGGTCAACGCCTCTCGCTTGAAGTGGGATGTATAGATAGGGTGACCATCACCGAAACCGCTTTCGCCAAGATCAATCTCGCGCTGCATGTCCGCAAGCGGCGCGAGGATGGCTATCACGAGCTTGAGACGCTCTTTGCCTTTGTCGATGCGGGCGACACTCTGAGCGCCCGCGCGGCGGATCAGGACTGTGTGAGCACCGTGGGCGAGTTCGCAGGCGGTATCGACAATCCGTTCGACAATTTGGTGAGCAAGGCGCTCGGCTTGTTGCCGCGTTCGGGCGGTCTCGACATTACCCTCGAAAAGAAACTGCCGGTTGCCGCTGGTCTGGGCGGCGGGTCAGCCGATGCGGGCGCGCTGTTCCGCATTGTAGAACAAGCCCACGGCCTTCCCGATGATTGGCAGGAGCGCGCGGCAAAGCTCGGCGCCGACGTGCCGTGCTGTGTGCGCAGCGAAACAGTAGTCGGAAGGGGCACTGGCACCGAACTGGAACCCATCGAAAGCGATCTGGGCGGAATGGCTGTCCTGCTCCTCAACCCGCGCGTTCCGGTTTCCACTGGCCCCGTGTTCGCGGCATGGGACGGCAGGGATCGCGGCGCGCTGCCCGAGGGTAACGCTCGCCAAATCGCGCAATCAGGCCGCAACGACCTGCGCGATCCTGCCATCGCAATCTGCCCGCAAATTGCCGATGTTCTGGCCGAGCTGGAACACGATGCGCCATGGAAATTTGAAATGTCGGGATCAGGGGCCACATGTTTTGCGTTGTATGAACAAACCACAGCGCGCGATGAAGCCGCGCGCCGGATTGCAAAGGCGCATCCGCAGTGGTGGCAAATGACGGGGAAACTTAGATGATCGATGGACTTCCATACCGACAAGTCGGCGAACCCAAGCGCGGGGGACTTGTCTGTGTGGCCGATCATGCATCCAATTTTGTGCCTGATGATATTCCGCTGGGCATCACGAAAAAGCTGCTGGATACCCATGTTGCCGTCGATATCGGTGTGGCCGGCGTGGCAGAACGGATGGCACGGCGGCACGATATCCCAGCGCATCTGGCTATGGTCAGCCGCCTCGTCGTGGACCTCCACCGTGAAGAAGATCACCCGGCTGTTGTCCCGACCGAAAGCGACGGGCACTTGATCCCCGGCAATATCGGCGCAGATGTCGAAGCGCGGCTCAAAAAATATTACCGTCCGTATCACACCGCGTTGGAAAAATGGCTGGAGCAGGCCGAACCGGCGCTCATCATTTCGCTGCACAGTTTTACGCCGAAACTGGAAACCAGCGATGAAGAGCGGCCGTGGGAAATCGCGCTTCTGCACAATCAGGATGATCGCGCCGCGCGCCACGCCATCCGGTTGTTCGGGGAGCTGGGCCTGACGGTCGGGGATAATGTCCCGTATTCGGGCAAACAGCTCAATGCGACGATGAACCGTCACGCAGAAGCGCATGGGCGCCATTATTGCGCAATCGAGGTGCGTCAGGACCTGATCATGACGCGCGCACAGCAATCACGCTTTGCCGCAATGATCGCAGACGTATGCGGAAGGGTTGCGCTCGCGCTCGACTAACGGCAGTGCTGTTTCCCGAATTAAGCCTTACGGGAAACAATATGTCGTTCGATAAATCGAAATTGCCCAGCCGCCACGTCTCTGTCGGACCGGAGCGCGCGCCGCACCGCTCCTATTATTACGCCATGGGCATGACGGAAGAAGAGATCGCGCGCCCTTTTGTGGCGGTGGCGAGTGCCGGCAATGACAGCGCGCCGTGCAACACCACGCTTGATCCGCAGGCCAATATCTGCCGCGAAGGTGTGATCGAAGGCGGCGGTACACCGCGCCGGTTCAACACGATCACTGTGACCGATGGCATCGCAATGGGGCATCAGGGCATGAAAAGCTCGCTTGTCAGCCGTGAAGTGATCGCCGATTCGGTCGAACTTTCGGTGCGCGGGCACTGCTATGATGCGCTGGTAGGCTTTGCCGGTTGTGACAAGAGCCTGCCGGGCATGATGATGTCCATGCTTCGGCTGAATGTGCCCAGCATCTTTGTCTATGGCGGATCGATCCTGCCCGGCACTTATAAGGGTGAGGATGTCACTGTTGTCGATGTGTTTGAAAAAGTGGGCCAGCACGCGGCCGGAAATTGTCCGCTGCAAGAGCTCATTGCGCTCGAAAAAGTGGCGTGTCCGGGACATGGCGCATGCGGCGGTCAGTTCACGGCTAACACTATGGCTTGTGTGGGGGAGGCAATCGGATTGTCACTACCAAACAGCAATATGTCGCCTGCACCGTATAAATCACGTGAAGAGATTGCGCGCGCTGCCGGGCGTCAGGTGATGAAATTGATCGAACTCAATTTGCGCCCGCGCGATATCTGCACCCGCGCTGCGTTTGAAAATGCCGCGCGCGTGGTTGCGGCGACAGGTGGTTCAACCAACGCGGCGCTGCATTTGCCTGCCATGGCAAGTGAGTGCGGGATTGATTTTGATCTGTTCGACGTGGCCGAAATCTTCAAATCGACGCCCTACATCGCCGATCTTAAGCCGGGCGGAAAATACGTTGCCAAAGACATGCACGAGGCAGGCGGCGTCTATATGGGGATGCGAACACTGCTGGATGGCGGCTTTCTAGACCCGAACCCGATGACGGTCACAGGTAAAACGCTGGGCGAAAATCTGGAGGAGATCACCTGGAACCCCGATCAAAAGGTGTTCTATGATGTGAAACAGCCAATCACACCGACTGGCGGCGTTGTGGGCCTTAAAGGTTCGCTTGCGCCTGATGGGGCGATTGTGAAGGTTGCCGGGATGGAACGGCTCCAATTCACAGGGCCAGCCCGCGTTTTTGACTGCGAAGAAGATGCCTTCGCCGCGGTAGAAAAGCGCGACATTGCCGAAGGCTGCGTTGTCGTGATCCGTTACGAAGGACCAAAAGGTGGCCCCGGAATGCGCGAGATGCTGTCCACGACGGCGGCGCTTTATGGTCAGGGTATGGGCGAGAAAGTGGCTCTTATCACCGATGGCCGGTTTTCAGGTGCGACCCGCGGCTTTTGTATCGGCCATGTCGGCCCAGAGGCGGCCGAATGTGGACCGATCGCGTTGGTCGAAGATGGTGATACGATCCGCATTGATGCCGAAGCAGGGACGATTGATCTGGACGTCGAAGATGCCGTTCTTGATGAGCGCCGCAAAAACTGGACGCCGCGCACCAATGATTATCAATCAGGCGCGCTGTGGCGTTATTCTCAAACCGTGGGTTCCGCGCGGGAAGGTGCGCTTACCCATCCCGGAGCCAAGAATGAAACCCATGTTTTTGCGGATATTTAGCGCGGCAGCGGCGGCTCTTTTCGCCGCGTCATGCGGAACGGAAAGTCCCGTGCCGCAAGGGAGCGATATTCAATGCGCTATCGGCGCCGGAGTGGAGCTCGAAGCGGTCTGCACGCTTGAACGATCTGCGGAGGGTGAAAGTGTATCGTTCCTGATCCATCATCCCGATGG
This genomic interval carries:
- a CDS encoding long-chain fatty acid--CoA ligase, producing MIKLGAMQEFTMRITSVIDHAARESGPREIVTRWADGSETRTDWSGIRRDALKMAQALEALGLKKGDRVASLAMNHSRHLVSWYGVAGMGGVLHTVNPRLFDDQLEYIVNHAEDKVLCYDAMFQPIVDRMKERWTTVEHYICYDSGEHSPAFEDWIGTQNGDYEWVAGEETDPCMICYTSGTTGNPKGVQYEHRSTLMHAIAGLQPAAFNFSSASVMLPVVPMFHAASWGLPYAGAMAGIKFVFSCVNDPAVLHELMLREKVTDSAGVPTVWLAHFQYCDKEGIDLPPLKAATIGGSACPRFMIERLMKNGTRVQHAWGMTETSPIGTVGGPTWDWEELSFEERVNKTAMQGRPIFGVELRTVDLDDMATELPRDGKTSGALQIRGPWIIKRYFKAEEDAVDADGWFDTGDVGIIHPDGTLQLTDRTKDVIKSGGEWISSVELENAAVGHAGVAEAACVGMPHPKWDERPVLFVVRAEGSNVTGDEIVEHLKPLIAKWWLPDAVEFVDDIPHTATGKISKKDLRDRFSDYKLEA
- a CDS encoding DUF411 domain-containing protein; translation: MIRTRFAAIAASLALLACTQSVAASVIDVAKTPWCGCCAVWVERMRAAGFELAVRNVDDLNPVADKAGVPRNLRGCHTAKVDGYVIEGHVPAADIRRLLKERPDAVGLSVPGMPIGSPGMENGTRVDRYQVVLIMRDGRHRVWSVHGGTS
- a CDS encoding DUF1330 domain-containing protein, with the translated sequence MAKYYIDPSAENFQAFKDLPRNEPIHMLNLLRFREHAEYPEGHEHHGNGWSGQRAYREYGKTSGPIFAGVGGTIVWRGSFQTMVTGPDDKDWHDGFVAQYPNSGAFFEMIKNPDYQKAVVNRTAALIDSRLMRFKPGQSGGGFG
- a CDS encoding pyrophosphate--fructose-6-phosphate 1-phosphotransferase, whose translation is MAQKTVAMLTAGGLAPCLSSAVGGLIERYTEIAPDMRIIAYRDGYAGLLKGDWTEVDDRIRAEAAKLHAFGGSPIGNSRVKLTNVEDCEKRGLVKPGENPLHVAAEQLTRDGVDILHTIGGDDTNTAAADLARYLHDNDYPLTVVGLPKTIDNDVIPIRQSLGAWTAAEQGAIFARNMIAEHTANPRMLTVHEVMGRNCGWLTAATARAHHEWIKHAHFAEWEENAAARWDVHGVYVPERPLDITREAKRLRATMDAHGSVNLFISEGAGLSEIVAAMESEGAEVPRDPFGHVQLDKVNPGKWFAEQFAAQLGAEKVLVQKSGYFARSAPANEADLALIRRCTVHAVDAAMRGESGVAGQDEERGDVLRTIEFDRIKGGKRFDASADWFADLLSELGQD
- a CDS encoding PA0069 family radical SAM protein; translation: MRTPEHPDYESGRGAASASVPTRFGLATRETDADWRDHVELLDGPPAKLRTTVTNEQPKTILSFNASPDVPFDRSINAYRGCEHGCVYCFARPTHAYHDLSPGLDFETKLFAKPNAARLLRETLAKPKYRPRPIAMGTNTDPYQPIERGYGITRQLLEVCLDARHPVTITTKSDRVLRDLDLLSDMASQNLVAVAISVTSMDAALSSKLEPRCAAPAKRLAALGKLVEAGIPAHCSVSPIIPAITDEFMEGIIARAGEFGVQSAGWIPLRLPHEVAPLFREWLNVHYPERAGKVMSIVRSIRSGKDNDPDFFTRMKPSGVWADLFRARFRVACKRAGIAKPKFQLDCSQFRRPEQGGQMRLL
- the moaB gene encoding molybdenum cofactor biosynthesis protein B, whose product is MAIDETKTFTPINIAVLTVSDTRTRDTDTSGDILAARISDAGHNIAARTIVKDNADLLAQQLGMWINDPGIDAIISTGGTGLTGRDVTPEALSKITDARDIPGFGELFRWLSFKTIGTSTVQSRACAVVARGTYIFALPGSNGAVKDGWDGILAEQLDSRNRPCNFVGLMPRLREK